One Streptomyces sp. V4I8 genomic window carries:
- a CDS encoding ABC transporter substrate-binding protein — protein MTFTATRSRSLRNHPGAAAVALAATAALLAGCSSSDDKSDPLAEDKPSGDTVVVGSNNFAESILLADIYGEALKAKGVKVTYKPNIGSRETTYGLLKNGSVTVLPEYNGSLLAYLDPKAEQKSADAVNTAVKGKLDAKLTLLESSPAEDKDSVSVNAETAKKYKLTADSSLEDLKDIAPELVIGGSPEFQTRQQGLKGLESEYGLEFKSFKALDAGGPLTQAALTKNTVQAADIFTTDPTITKEGFVVLKDPKNLFGFANVTPLVYKSGLSQEGVDALNAVSAKLDTKTLLDLDSQVQLENKDPLDVAKAWLKSAGLA, from the coding sequence GTGACTTTCACCGCCACACGCAGCAGGTCCCTCAGGAACCATCCCGGCGCGGCCGCCGTCGCGCTCGCCGCCACGGCGGCGCTGCTGGCGGGATGTTCCTCCTCCGACGACAAGTCCGACCCCCTCGCCGAGGACAAGCCGAGCGGTGACACCGTCGTCGTCGGCTCGAACAACTTCGCCGAGAGCATCCTGCTCGCCGACATCTACGGCGAGGCCCTCAAGGCCAAGGGTGTCAAGGTCACTTACAAGCCCAACATCGGCAGCCGCGAGACGACCTACGGCCTGCTGAAGAACGGCTCCGTCACGGTCCTGCCGGAGTACAACGGCTCACTGCTCGCCTACCTCGACCCGAAGGCGGAGCAGAAGTCGGCCGACGCCGTGAACACCGCGGTGAAGGGCAAGCTGGACGCGAAGCTGACGCTGCTGGAGTCCTCGCCGGCCGAGGACAAGGACTCCGTCAGCGTCAACGCCGAGACGGCGAAGAAGTACAAGCTGACCGCCGACTCCAGCCTCGAGGACCTCAAGGACATCGCCCCGGAGCTGGTGATCGGCGGCTCGCCCGAGTTCCAGACCCGCCAGCAGGGCCTGAAGGGCCTGGAGTCGGAGTACGGCCTGGAGTTCAAGTCCTTCAAGGCGCTGGACGCGGGCGGGCCGCTGACCCAGGCGGCGCTGACGAAGAACACCGTGCAGGCCGCGGACATCTTCACCACGGACCCGACCATCACCAAGGAGGGCTTCGTCGTCCTGAAGGACCCGAAGAACCTCTTCGGCTTCGCCAACGTGACCCCGCTCGTCTACAAGAGCGGCCTCTCCCAGGAGGGCGTCGACGCGCTCAACGCGGTCTCGGCCAAGCTGGACACCAAGACACTGCTCGACCTGGACTCCCAGGTGCAGCTGGAGAACAAGGACCCGCTGGACGTGGCGAAGGCCTGGCTGAAGTCGGCCGGTCTGGCCTGA